One genomic segment of Nitrospira sp. includes these proteins:
- a CDS encoding marine proteobacterial sortase target protein, translating into MTRHLFLRATLALFLSLGAGSLSLAPACGNELEQPDQTISLNDVKGGRLLFKTNQPGRFLPAPTLKTDVRISVTGLIARATVSQEFLNPSLEENAWAEGVYVFPLPDRAAVDHLRMKIGERIIEGQIKEKAEAKKVYEQAKQEGKRASLVEQERPNIFTTSVANIGPGERVTVEIEYQETIRYDQGAFSLRFPMVVGPRYIPGTPVVMEDQQPGNGWSLDTDRVPDASRITPPVQHPDYNPINPINPVSPINPLSLNIDLVPGFSLGKLESPYHQILAIAEPDGRQHITLREDTVPADRDFVLTWNPATGQAPTLSVFREQRGDDQYAFLMAMPPIGSDRSPTAVARETIFVIDTSGSMSGTSIEQAKAALLLALNRLTTQDRFNVIQFNSVTHVLFSQAQPVKPETLRKAVHYVDNLKANGGTEILPALKMALKGSAPATHLRQVIFLTDGQVGNEDELFETIRTQLGTSRLFTIGIGSGPNSHFMRKAAEFGRGTFTHIGSTSEVKAQMDAIFRKLERPALTDLHIEGLDGQIEMFPARIPDLYEGEPVVVVLKGAALPESVTIQGMIGSAPWTTSIRLKHRDSREGLSVYWARQKIAALMDQQRYGQDEAATKQAVLDVALLHHLVSKYTSLVAVDVTPVRPADKLLQTHAMKTNLPDGQDSQAIFGLPQTATSGQLQILLGLAGLLAAGLMWSSRGRVA; encoded by the coding sequence ATGACCAGACATCTCTTCCTTCGCGCCACGCTCGCCCTCTTCCTCTCGCTGGGTGCCGGCAGCCTGTCGCTGGCACCGGCCTGCGGGAACGAACTGGAACAACCGGACCAGACGATCTCCCTGAATGACGTGAAAGGCGGCAGACTGCTCTTCAAAACGAATCAGCCAGGCCGCTTTCTCCCAGCCCCCACCCTCAAGACCGACGTCCGCATTTCGGTCACCGGACTCATCGCCCGCGCCACCGTGTCACAAGAATTCCTGAATCCGAGTCTGGAGGAAAACGCCTGGGCAGAAGGGGTCTATGTCTTCCCGCTGCCAGACCGCGCCGCGGTCGATCATCTCCGCATGAAGATCGGCGAGCGGATCATCGAAGGCCAGATCAAGGAAAAGGCGGAAGCGAAGAAGGTCTACGAACAGGCGAAGCAGGAAGGGAAGCGCGCCAGTCTCGTCGAACAGGAACGGCCGAACATCTTTACCACCTCTGTGGCCAACATCGGCCCCGGCGAGCGCGTCACGGTCGAGATCGAGTATCAGGAAACCATCCGCTACGACCAGGGCGCGTTCTCGCTGCGATTCCCCATGGTCGTCGGCCCGCGCTATATCCCCGGCACGCCGGTCGTGATGGAAGATCAGCAACCCGGCAACGGCTGGTCGCTGGATACAGATCGCGTGCCGGATGCATCACGAATTACACCGCCGGTGCAGCATCCGGACTACAATCCAATCAACCCGATCAATCCGGTCAGTCCGATCAATCCACTCAGCTTGAACATCGATCTCGTTCCTGGATTTTCCCTCGGCAAGCTGGAGTCACCCTATCACCAGATTCTCGCCATCGCCGAACCGGATGGCCGGCAGCACATCACGCTGCGTGAAGACACCGTCCCGGCTGATCGTGATTTCGTCCTGACGTGGAACCCAGCCACGGGTCAGGCGCCCACCCTCTCGGTCTTTCGGGAACAGCGCGGCGATGACCAGTATGCGTTCCTGATGGCGATGCCCCCGATTGGGTCAGATCGTTCGCCGACAGCCGTGGCCCGCGAAACGATCTTCGTCATCGACACCTCCGGATCCATGTCCGGCACCTCGATTGAGCAGGCCAAGGCCGCGCTGCTGCTCGCCTTGAATCGCCTGACTACGCAGGATCGCTTCAACGTGATCCAATTCAACAGCGTCACGCATGTGCTGTTTTCCCAGGCCCAGCCGGTGAAGCCCGAGACCCTGCGCAAAGCCGTACACTATGTCGACAATCTGAAAGCCAACGGCGGAACGGAAATTCTCCCGGCACTGAAGATGGCCTTGAAAGGCAGCGCCCCGGCCACCCACTTGCGCCAGGTGATCTTTCTGACGGACGGCCAGGTCGGCAATGAAGATGAGCTATTCGAGACTATCCGCACACAACTCGGCACGAGCCGCCTCTTCACCATCGGGATCGGCTCGGGGCCGAACAGCCACTTCATGCGGAAGGCGGCAGAGTTCGGACGCGGGACCTTTACCCACATCGGCAGCACCAGTGAAGTGAAAGCCCAGATGGATGCAATCTTCCGCAAGCTGGAACGGCCTGCGCTAACGGATCTCCACATCGAGGGACTGGACGGACAGATCGAGATGTTTCCCGCGCGTATTCCGGATCTCTACGAGGGCGAGCCGGTGGTCGTTGTCCTCAAAGGCGCTGCGCTTCCGGAATCCGTCACGATCCAGGGCATGATCGGGTCCGCTCCATGGACGACGTCGATCAGGCTGAAACATCGGGACAGTCGTGAAGGCTTGTCCGTCTACTGGGCGAGGCAGAAGATCGCCGCCCTCATGGATCAGCAGCGCTACGGCCAGGACGAGGCTGCGACGAAACAGGCGGTGCTCGATGTGGCTCTGCTCCATCATCTCGTCAGCAAGTACACGAGCCTGGTCGCCGTGGATGTCACGCCGGTGCGCCCGGCCGACAAGCTGCTCCAGACCCATGCGATGAAAACGAATCTGCCGGACGGGCAGGACTCTCAGGCGATCTTTGGATTGCCTCAGACGGCCACAAGCGGACAGCTGCAGATTCTGCTGGGCCTCGCCGGGCTATTGGCGGCAGGGTTGATGTGGAGCTCGCGGGGTCGAGTCGCATGA
- a CDS encoding class GN sortase, translating to MNPIRPTPRMLTTLMVCLLALGGWQLGEGSWIYAKAGLAQHLLQRAWSRTLAGETNSKPWPWADTWPVARLLVPSQQIDQIVLEGAYGRTLAFGPGHVESTQPIGSADNIILTGHRDTHFRFLKQLQLNDVIELDTTTGVRRRYRVKTLRIADSRNDSIGIEQDQSQLVLVTCYPFEAIQTGGPLRYVVTATMEDLHQTGL from the coding sequence ATGAATCCGATCCGTCCTACTCCCCGGATGCTGACAACGCTGATGGTGTGCCTCCTCGCTCTCGGAGGTTGGCAGCTCGGGGAAGGATCGTGGATTTATGCGAAGGCCGGGCTCGCGCAGCATTTGCTGCAGCGGGCCTGGTCCCGCACGCTCGCCGGGGAAACGAATAGCAAACCCTGGCCCTGGGCCGACACCTGGCCGGTAGCGCGGCTGCTCGTCCCCTCGCAGCAGATTGATCAAATTGTCCTGGAAGGGGCCTATGGGAGAACGCTGGCCTTCGGCCCGGGCCATGTCGAGTCGACACAACCCATCGGCTCAGCAGACAACATCATCCTGACCGGCCATCGCGATACCCATTTCAGATTTTTGAAGCAGCTACAACTGAACGATGTGATTGAACTGGACACGACGACCGGCGTCCGCCGGCGCTATCGGGTGAAGACTCTTCGTATCGCAGACTCACGCAACGACTCGATCGGCATCGAGCAAGATCAGTCCCAACTTGTGCTGGTGACCTGCTATCCCTTTGAGGCGATTCAAACCGGTGGACCGCTTCGCTATGTGGTCACGGCAACGATGGAAGACCTGCACCAGACGGGCTTGTAG
- the ubiA gene encoding 4-hydroxybenzoate octaprenyltransferase, whose translation MPDQPQEVPAIQASAPWESGLRLIRFYNQTGTALLLLPTCWALALAERGFPSPRLLAIFVAGSFLMRSAGVVLNDVADQSFDRRVARTKTRPLASGELTRRQAFVVLAMLLFPAAGLLWLLNPLTLWLSPTALLLAALYPFSKRVLHIPQAMLGLAFGWGTIMAWAAARGTLEPTAWTVFAATIVWAIAYDTIYAIQDLEDDRRIGVKSSALFFGSSLWLAVGLMLGVMLVLLIAAGLQTGIGWPYFLMLGAVSVFFAMQTRILRGAVTPSQAFRMFQAHVWVGLAIFAGLIAGFIW comes from the coding sequence ATGCCTGATCAACCGCAAGAGGTCCCCGCGATCCAAGCATCGGCCCCCTGGGAATCCGGGCTGCGCTTGATTCGATTCTACAATCAAACCGGCACCGCCCTCTTATTGCTGCCGACCTGTTGGGCGCTGGCCCTGGCAGAGCGTGGATTTCCATCGCCCAGGCTGCTCGCGATTTTTGTCGCCGGATCGTTTCTGATGCGCAGCGCCGGTGTCGTGCTGAACGATGTTGCCGATCAATCGTTCGATCGCCGAGTCGCGAGAACGAAAACCCGCCCGCTGGCCTCAGGAGAATTGACGAGACGGCAGGCCTTCGTCGTCCTCGCGATGCTCCTCTTCCCCGCGGCCGGTCTCTTGTGGCTGCTCAATCCGCTCACCCTGTGGCTCTCACCGACGGCCCTGCTCTTGGCCGCGCTGTACCCGTTTTCAAAGCGCGTCCTGCATATTCCTCAGGCGATGCTCGGCCTGGCGTTCGGCTGGGGCACGATCATGGCCTGGGCAGCCGCCAGAGGAACGCTTGAACCGACTGCGTGGACTGTCTTTGCCGCCACCATCGTCTGGGCGATCGCCTACGACACTATTTATGCCATTCAAGATCTGGAGGATGACCGGCGCATCGGCGTGAAATCGTCCGCGCTCTTCTTTGGCTCATCTCTCTGGCTCGCGGTCGGTCTGATGCTGGGCGTGATGCTGGTGCTCTTAATCGCAGCAGGCCTGCAGACCGGAATCGGCTGGCCCTACTTTCTGATGCTGGGCGCTGTGAGTGTATTTTTTGCGATGCAGACCAGAATCCTGCGCGGGGCGGTAACCCCGTCGCAGGCATTCCGAATGTTTCAGGCTCACGTGTGGGTCGGACTGGCGATCTTCGCCGGGCTGATCGCCGGATTCATCTGGTAA
- a CDS encoding c-type cytochrome has product MKAARLQVIGAVAGLIGIWAMTAGGCASEQQKKGHELYTHYCMHCHGESGRQNEGFNWSSMPDPKPKDLSNKSEMSTFKDEDIFNTISRDMKDTSPGGDKIGDDDFAVPTMPTFKYTLSEDEIWAIVGYVRTLHGMKLEFKVEERKKELTDVLKTAQDSFDQSKQAYEAAEKKASEEAEKKSEATKKDVEVDEASYAKEQTAMVVAKKALDTAQAMLNNFGTRPGKGLNITRPDMTMTPEQAAQQAELGKRLYQNKYGCNGCHSLAGEGGKVGPALDRAGFRLNSTWVYRWLKNPQAMKAETRMPALGLSDADAKAVSMYLNTMRAPKAEELVAEKPAS; this is encoded by the coding sequence ATGAAGGCGGCAAGGCTACAAGTCATAGGCGCGGTCGCCGGCCTGATTGGAATCTGGGCCATGACCGCAGGCGGATGTGCCAGTGAGCAGCAGAAGAAGGGGCATGAACTCTATACCCACTACTGCATGCATTGTCACGGCGAGAGCGGGCGGCAGAACGAAGGCTTCAACTGGTCATCTATGCCGGATCCCAAGCCGAAAGATCTTTCGAATAAATCAGAAATGAGCACCTTCAAAGACGAGGATATTTTCAATACGATCTCCCGCGACATGAAGGACACCAGCCCGGGTGGAGATAAGATCGGCGACGACGACTTCGCCGTGCCGACGATGCCCACCTTCAAGTACACATTGTCCGAGGATGAAATATGGGCGATCGTCGGGTATGTGCGGACGCTGCACGGGATGAAGCTGGAGTTCAAGGTTGAAGAGCGCAAGAAAGAATTGACCGATGTGCTGAAGACGGCCCAGGACAGTTTCGATCAGTCCAAGCAGGCCTATGAAGCGGCTGAAAAGAAGGCCAGCGAGGAAGCCGAGAAAAAGAGCGAAGCTACAAAGAAGGACGTGGAAGTGGATGAAGCGTCCTATGCGAAAGAGCAGACCGCGATGGTTGTCGCCAAGAAGGCGCTCGATACTGCGCAGGCTATGCTCAATAATTTCGGGACTCGCCCAGGCAAAGGCCTGAATATCACGCGCCCGGACATGACGATGACCCCTGAGCAAGCAGCGCAGCAGGCCGAACTGGGCAAGCGCCTCTATCAGAATAAGTACGGGTGCAACGGTTGCCACAGCTTGGCGGGCGAAGGCGGCAAAGTGGGTCCGGCTCTGGACCGCGCGGGCTTCCGGCTCAATTCGACCTGGGTGTATCGCTGGTTGAAGAACCCGCAGGCCATGAAGGCCGAAACCAGGATGCCGGCTCTGGGCCTCAGCGACGCAGATGCCAAAGCGGTGAGCATGTACTTGAACACGATGCGCGCGCCCAAAGCAGAAGAACTGGTCGCAGAGAAGCCAGCGAGCTGA
- a CDS encoding ethylbenzene dehydrogenase-related protein, which yields MKPANQIRQWVSGVGAVAATALILSGAAPSLAQESESVSVSAPMVKGTLPVDDPNAAIWSTAKPAKFPMSPQVHWPNRILETTVKDLSVRALHDGTQVAILLEYADPTEDPDDAAAIEFMVGDKKAHFAHGQPMAQVEGGPVNIWYWKNKDKKGVDMNAQGFGTLKVQTHQDVKATGAFSNGTWKVVFTRPLATEHSAEDTQLALGGFINIAFAVWDGRKDGSGDLVEKGSQKAVSSWWYFRAEAPPDYSGYYYAAFAAALALGFQFVLIRKLKKGQAA from the coding sequence ATGAAACCGGCGAATCAGATCAGACAATGGGTGAGCGGAGTTGGAGCGGTCGCAGCGACGGCTCTTATTCTGTCCGGAGCGGCTCCAAGCTTGGCGCAGGAAAGCGAGAGCGTGTCCGTGAGCGCTCCGATGGTCAAGGGCACCCTTCCCGTTGACGATCCCAATGCGGCTATCTGGAGTACGGCCAAACCGGCGAAATTCCCGATGTCCCCGCAAGTGCACTGGCCAAACCGTATCCTGGAAACCACCGTCAAGGATCTCTCCGTGCGGGCGCTGCATGACGGCACGCAAGTGGCGATCTTGTTGGAATATGCCGATCCGACGGAGGACCCTGATGATGCCGCCGCGATCGAATTTATGGTCGGCGACAAAAAGGCCCACTTCGCCCATGGTCAGCCGATGGCGCAAGTCGAAGGCGGCCCGGTCAACATTTGGTATTGGAAGAACAAGGACAAGAAGGGCGTGGATATGAACGCCCAGGGATTTGGGACGCTGAAGGTCCAAACACATCAAGACGTGAAAGCCACCGGAGCGTTCTCGAACGGGACCTGGAAAGTGGTCTTCACGAGGCCGTTGGCCACCGAGCATTCGGCCGAAGATACCCAGCTTGCTCTAGGCGGATTTATCAATATCGCATTCGCGGTCTGGGATGGACGGAAAGACGGATCAGGCGACCTGGTCGAAAAGGGCTCTCAGAAGGCCGTGTCTTCCTGGTGGTATTTCCGTGCAGAAGCGCCGCCGGATTACTCCGGCTACTACTATGCGGCCTTCGCGGCGGCCCTGGCGCTGGGGTTCCAGTTTGTCCTGATCAGAAAATTGAAGAAAGGACAGGCAGCATGA
- a CDS encoding cytochrome c, whose amino-acid sequence MGGSLAKPVLLILAMYAFLKFVVPNLPGSAPLPSSLIFLYLMLTTTGIVVFKTLSRESKDAFFAPILNFLTGENIGAMSAARYGFLILFPLLVGWQTYGSTATSDAPPAENRTIHPAPPGEYTGLSNPVAKSPENIMQGKGFYAAFCSPCHGGKFDGKGPAARGFNPPPANFSDPTTIAMLQESYLFWRIKKGGVGLPIEGMPWKSAMPRWEVELPDEWIWKIIMGEYDGAHQSPRTWE is encoded by the coding sequence ATGGGCGGCTCCCTCGCAAAGCCAGTGCTTCTGATTCTCGCGATGTATGCGTTTTTAAAGTTTGTGGTCCCGAATCTTCCAGGATCCGCACCCTTGCCGTCCAGCCTGATTTTTCTGTATCTGATGCTCACGACGACCGGGATCGTCGTATTTAAGACATTGAGCCGTGAGTCGAAGGATGCCTTCTTCGCTCCGATTCTGAACTTTTTGACAGGCGAGAACATCGGCGCGATGAGCGCGGCCCGTTACGGATTCTTGATTCTCTTCCCGTTGCTGGTCGGTTGGCAGACCTACGGCAGTACGGCCACGAGCGACGCCCCGCCCGCTGAAAACCGGACGATCCATCCCGCTCCTCCAGGAGAATATACGGGTCTGTCGAATCCGGTTGCGAAATCGCCGGAAAATATTATGCAGGGAAAAGGTTTCTACGCCGCGTTCTGTTCTCCCTGCCACGGCGGCAAGTTTGACGGCAAAGGGCCCGCAGCCCGAGGCTTCAATCCCCCCCCCGCCAATTTCTCCGATCCCACAACGATCGCCATGTTGCAGGAAAGCTATCTGTTCTGGCGGATCAAGAAGGGGGGCGTCGGCCTCCCGATCGAGGGCATGCCCTGGAAGTCGGCGATGCCACGCTGGGAAGTGGAGTTGCCGGATGAGTGGATCTGGAAGATCATCATGGGTGAGTACGATGGCGCCCATCAATCACCGAGAACGTGGGAATAA
- a CDS encoding cytochrome c yields the protein MSEVVKLQLIGLSVIGSGVLILLFIRSQFLRVMGFVAIVLGLFSLVALAVPQMASLPPAEESIDIASIKTPADMASIGQKIFFSKGQCALCHTIGPSESARCPDLKGIGAKLSREFIFESLTQPQAYVYLDYRHEGLPKEYPARMPYINKNPIGLSKNEILSVIAFLQQMSGEPISVNPSELEMPGAAPAAPVKAAQAETVTIAQAK from the coding sequence ATGAGTGAAGTCGTCAAATTGCAGCTGATCGGCCTTTCCGTCATCGGAAGCGGCGTCCTTATTCTGCTCTTTATCCGCTCGCAATTTCTGCGGGTCATGGGATTTGTGGCCATCGTCCTCGGCCTCTTCTCGTTGGTCGCCTTGGCCGTCCCGCAGATGGCCTCATTGCCGCCGGCTGAAGAAAGCATCGACATCGCCAGTATCAAGACGCCGGCCGATATGGCATCGATTGGCCAGAAGATTTTCTTCAGTAAGGGCCAGTGCGCGCTCTGCCATACCATCGGCCCGAGCGAGTCTGCCCGCTGTCCCGACCTCAAAGGCATCGGGGCGAAACTGAGCCGGGAATTCATCTTCGAAAGTTTGACTCAGCCCCAGGCCTACGTCTATCTCGATTATCGCCACGAGGGACTGCCGAAGGAATATCCGGCCAGGATGCCCTATATCAATAAGAATCCCATCGGACTGTCGAAGAACGAAATTCTCTCCGTGATCGCGTTCCTGCAGCAGATGAGCGGGGAACCGATCTCGGTGAATCCGTCGGAACTGGAAATGCCCGGGGCGGCCCCGGCGGCTCCCGTGAAGGCGGCTCAAGCTGAAACCGTGACGATCGCGCAAGCGAAGTAA